One Anopheles marshallii chromosome 3, idAnoMarsDA_429_01, whole genome shotgun sequence genomic region harbors:
- the LOC128710865 gene encoding inositol monophosphatase 1-like, with the protein MALNLDECYELVLGLVETAGSLIAARNSQRKRVVEKSSNIDLLTETDQQVERMLMEGITANYPDHKFIGEEETSEGKKAELTDAPTWIIDPVDGTMNFVHSFPHSCISIALLVEKVAEIAIIYNPIVGQKFTARRGKGAFLNGNPIRVSGETAFERALATTEFGTSREEEKTRVVLENIGKLVRQIHGLRSLGSAALNMAMVALGGADFNYEFGIHAWDIAAGDLLVREAGGVCLDPAGGPLDLMSRRVLCASTQELADKVVLALTQFYPEPRD; encoded by the exons ATGGCTCTTAACTTGGACGAATGTTACGAGCTTGTTCTCGGATTGGTGGAAACTGCTGGAAGC CTGATCGCTGCCAGAAACTCCCAGCGGAAACGCGTGGTAGAAAAGTCGAGCAATATCGATTTGCTGACCGAAACCGACCAACAAGTGGAACGTATGCTGATGGAAGGAATCACGGCAAACTATCCGGACCATAA GTTTATCGGTGAGGAAGAAACGAGCGAAGGGAAGAAGGCCGAACTGACCGATGCACCTACCTGGATTATCGATCCAGTGGACGGAACGATGAACTTTGTGCACAGTTTTCCGCATTCGTGCATTTCCATTGCACTGCTGGTGGAGAAGGTGGCGGAAATTGCCATCATCTACAATCCAATCGTTGGCCAAAAGTTTACGGCCCGTCGTGGCAAGGGCGCGTTTTTAAACGGCAATCCAATCCGTGTGTCCGGCGAAACGGCGTTCGAACGGGCCCTAGCAACAACGGAATTTGGAACATCCCgggaagaggaaaaaacacGCGTCGTGCTAGAGAACATTGGAAAGCTTGTGCGACAGATTCATGG CCTTCGAAGCCTTGGTTCGGCGGCACTCAATATGGCTATGGTGGCACTCGGTGGGGCAGACTTTAATTACGAGTTTGGCATTCACGCCTGGGACATTGCGGCGGGAGATTTGCTGGTGCGGGAAGCGGGAGGCGTTTGTCTCGATCCTGCCGGTGGTCCACTGGACCTAATGTCTCGCCGGGTGCTCTGTGCCAGTACGCAAGAACTTGCCGACAAGGTGGTGCTCGCACTGACGCAATTCTATCCTGAACCGAGGGATTAG